The DNA segment TCAGATCTTAGTCATGTACAATTCCAGGTAACCCTCAACACTGCATATATACCTCAGACCAAGACTAATATGACACTTGCCCATGCAATCAGATCATCGATAGTAGACTCTCCCACTTGGCGCGGAGTCACAGGGCACAACATCCGATGATCCACATTACCAACCTTTATAAGCTCGTACAACACTAATCAAATACATGAACCAGTAGCATCCCACACTTGAACAACTGAAGATCTACAAACACGTCTACGTCCTTAGTCTGGACAGTACCTAAAGACAATGATCGAGCATCTTTGGGGCCCTCGTAGCCCATCCGCAGCATTACAAACTGTCAGAACATAGTTGATACAGAGAACGCAATATCATATACGAGTGGATGTAAAGGgatataagatatatgcttcaagctcaatcaatgtcgcacgataaggaatgaaatgagtagttcctaatagttctgtagcctcttgaagacaagtacatatgtctccatactgatcagcaagactctactaaacttgtttaTGACTTGTAGGACCTAtaaacctaaagctctgataccaacttgtcacgatcgcgattttccaccttaggatgtcgtgatgacacctagtttctaagactaggtaagcctaacacatgctgatttaataacagaattgaactatttaatcatttatcataaaTCATTAATTGACATACATAGCCACAAGCGAccaatagttatacatttcccaaaactggtagtccGAAGTCATAAGCACTACTAAAACATGCTAGAATTCCTAAACAGAATATTGTTTTAAATTACAATTTAATAGTAGCATAATAAAGTAAGATGGtaactctgaggcctgcgaacgtcaagcaagtataccttgaagtctcccgccGTGCAGATGCAACTCTCAATAACACAATTAGAATACCTGgatctatacaaaaatatacataaacgtagcatgagtacaccacaacggtatccagtaagtataaagcctaacctcggtagagtagtgatgaggtcaggtcaagacacctactagacatagaaacatgtttaacatatacataagctaacaatggaaagaacatcaatgtaagaccaacgacagaaaaattattgatttacaatcaataatgaagtaatagaaatataaatggcagcaagtagtaaacgagtaataaagaaacaacataatcagaataccgatgagatgtaaatgaactcaaataaggaaaaacggATGACAACTCAAATATCAAATCGCTCCCAATGcatggacttacaacaagaattaccccgaggcaccacacctcataaacCACAAGTCATGGACCACAATTTCTAAATCttacacatatggcacctcgtgcccacaataacaatcactTTCGCACGGCAAAgcccacgtgctaccatgtactttgctaccatgataaatattaatttagatgaacgaaagatatatttaaaccccataaaatataataacaatattgaataaagtaaggtgtcaaatgaaataatgagtttattttagatatcaagtaaagtaaaataatatacaatttgtACGAAACAAAATATAAGTTGGGTTTAgtttaaaaatcaataaaattgagtaaaagtatcatttttaaacaaagaaaaacataagttaaattaacgaattaaatatagaatttgttaaggaaaaatatgataacaattttaagtaaatTAAACATCTAACAGAGTGAGTagtataatttgagaacccaattatagtgaaagtgcgataaccatttagaataataaggcaccgagtgagaaaacaagttctatcttaagaggcacatagaataaagtatgttaataattcttttatttaaaccattatgttaccaacaactcaacagaatataaTATAGTGACTCCACGCCattaaattcacattgacaatcaattcaccaagttataacggaggcaaagattggcatgttaaagcaacacaacaaatcacgtagaatgcatgactcacacaagaatcCACAATCGTTCCAACATCAAGGTAACAACGAATAACCAAACACAATCAAAATGCGGatgaatgattgaaggaagaacaatgaccattcaaatcaacaagttgttccaacatggaatgtacaatgaaaatcacaaccgaggtaccgcctcgtattcacatttcacaatttcaatcacaatctttccttatatcaccacatgagccttacatttaactttgaaaatcatttttttccgaaatagctacacacgTTTTagtccaccttatctcaccatgtggcttcaagtagttcccctactagaaaCACGcttatcaagcccaccttatctcaccgcatgtgcaTCAAACCCTAGCCTTATACCACAGTATGAGTATCAATATTACAACACAATCATAACTCGCAAcataagtgcccatatgccacaacttgccacaaagtcaacaacaccaatatttccacaacaaatagcccatggatcaaccacaatgtgtacaagaatttcaacaataacaaaatgaatgagatgctcaacaaggaaaggtatctcaacaattaacaacttcgcctcGATGTGATAACAgctattacaacttcaacaccaataactcaacaagatgatattccacgaaataacaacttcaattaaaagtgaTTTAAAAAGTAAGAGGTAACAAGATAATAAAGaagacaataacttcaactaaagcatataagagtaaaataacaagtaagaggtagaacaattgtcaacaacgtcaaatagagcatgtaagagtagattaacaatgagagatataacatgttatgaaaattcaattaaaggcatggaaagagtctagataATCTAAACCGGTAAAATACCATATGTAgctcgtgtacccactcgtcaccttatatacacggctttcacataacacaaatagcataATCAACCCatatcctaaggggtagtttcccccacacaaagttaggcaagatatttacctcaactaggccaactcaaccctctgaaatagcttttcccctaaatcCGCCTCCATACTACtctaacaaaaaatgacttaataatatcaaacaatgcaagagaaaccaattataataaataaagctatgatctttacattttccccaaaaagtcaaaaaaggtCAACGTCGGGCTCGCCTTGGATTCCGAATCCAAGCTTATCCTAGTGAAGCCCGAACCAATACAATCTCACACGAATGAAAACCGACTCAATCGGAGTCCGATAGCTCAACCAATTTGTCAAAATATCGCTTTTGGGTGTTCATAACCCAAGAGTCCAACCCCCACTAGTTGGGTCCCATAACTCCCgaaatactcctccaaaactcaccAAATTCAAATATGTTCTTCTAATATAGGAGAATAAAACCCCAAAAGGAATCGAAAAATAAACGtttctaactcatttttaatttttaaaatttagggcataaccctaggtcttgatttaaagaattaaataggttttcaattaaaatcatggattaaaGCTTAAACTAAGGGAATGAATCAAAGGAAAATACTTAGGTTATGGTTTAGACCTTATCCCAtagaagaaacttgaagaacatctttgaattcttccaatcccaaactttcaagatgagaaaaactccaaTAACATTAGTACCAAAAACGCCCAGTTGTTCTGCCTCATTTCTTATGTCAAATGATCCCAAAACTTacttttgatacctccaatggatttcttgtgaaattaCATTCAAGTTAGGCTtgtgaatcactccatttgaccttataatgaaggagatatgttagtgtcaatatttgaaaataatgtagatttttaaatacgaattcagtggcaatttcgtaattaatctggaaaaaaaatctagcaacccaattcttagtaaaatgaccataaattcctcatacgatgtcgaaacttgataatttcagttgttatggttccaaaattacgatacatATATAATGATTTAGTCGAAACACGAATCAAAGGCCGTTTTCtcaatatggtaacctttatgctcaaatcgaTGTCGAAAGCGAAAACAATCAtaatacaacccaaacttatccaaaactcatcagaatttaaccaaactttgtgaacttgtccaaaattatcatacaaacttattgaaataattaaAACCCGATTTCAAGcttgtttacccaaaagtcaaatcttggttaactcttccaacttaaaacttctaaaacaagaattattcttccaaatcaattccgaaccgATTGAAAATTGAAACCAAcaatacacgcaagtcataatacataatatgaaactactcaaagtctcaaaccaccgaatgatatgctaaatctcaaaatgaccggttgggtcgttacagttaTGTAAAGCTTCACGATAGCCTGAGTCATGTTCGCGAGACTAGGCCTTGCGGCCTCAATCACCGGTATCTCATCATTCTCTACCATCTCAATTGGCTGTGGTTGGACTACAATTCCCAACTCTGCAGTTCTTGCTCTTGCTTCCGCCTCACTCCTTAACTTGTGAAAGAGACTTTCGAGTTCAAGATCTAAAGGAGGAAGATTGTTCAAATTGTTACTTCTTCTTAGCATTCAATGTGAACATCTGTAGAGTCATAAACAGTAAAACAAATTAAATCTcgaacaaaaacaaataaaagcgTATTTCAGATAAGTAGCTAATTTTtaaatccccggcaacggcgccaaaaatttgttgagtccaaacgcacacgcaagtatacgtgatcgacaagtaataaagtgatgagAAAGTATCACCCCAAGAGGATTTATGATCAACTATTGTCCAATCTAAACTATTTATAAATGTATTGCTCAAGTGGTTGTGAAGAAGATGATTGTGATTTAGACTACTAAAATTTACTACAAAATTACTAAGTAAGCAAACAACAAAGGTGCAAAGCAAATAAACAAACACTTAGAAAGAATTCAATGAGATGGGAATATTCCGGGGTTACGGAATTAATGTCTCTCCTATTGATTCTTCCGGTTAATTTAATCAcgtaatttatttaatttattaatttacaGGATTTATTATGCTCGCGAAGTTCTTTCGGCGCTTCGCTCGCCTATTAAAGCCAACCTAATACTATATGTCTATAGAATTAGAATTTAACAATAATGCATGTATATTTCCTGcgaaaataatcaaggcaactagAATATGTCTATCCTATCGCGGATCTATTCTCCGATACCCAGattcaagaacttactctattcaatcttatatgcaatctatagTTCCCACTCTCGAATTCAACTATaaattcgtagataatattctaCTGTTAGCTAAGCAAtagaataattaagtgcaagattggaTAAACAAATTAAGATGATAATTCAAGCAAAATAAATCAATCGTCAAACAACAATAGTCAAGTACAACCCATAACCCCATAATAATGAGGTTTTTAGCCATTCATGTTCATgacaataattaaaatattatttttaagcatAAAAGCTATGAACACTAGATGAAAGATGAAAGAATCGATGAATTCTGTGCTCTGTTTGTGTTTCTATGCCCTTACCGCCTTCAAAATTGACCAACTCCTCAATAATCACGTTTAGGGGTATTTATAGATTAGGGTCGGAgtccccaagtccaaaattgagtAGAAAACGTTTAATGCACGGACTGGAAAAGGACCAGACCTCAGAGCTCGCGAGGCCTGGCTTGTAGTGCGCATTTGGGCACGCCTCGCCTGCTCTGTCGCGCGGTCTGCCTCACTTGGAGCCTGGCCTGACGCTGGTTCTGGGCCTTGTCTGATTTTTTACCTTTTCGTGCTCTTTTTGTGTATTTTTTACATCCTTGTGTGCAAACTTCACGCGTTTTCATCCTTCAACAATCCTACACATAAAAACGATGCAATTGAGCTCTAACGTCGCACAATTAATcattaaaatactaaaatataagatgagcaatgcattaaaaatatacatttatagccaaacatcactactctccaaaaatagtttttctacaacactttaacaaaaaatGCTTTTCAAAATAAGCGGATAAACAAATTTAATCATACGAAACATACTCTAATGTTTCTTATAAAATCCGTACTCTCTTTGTCCAGTATCCCCTTATTTCGGCCAAAATAAATATAGCTCTTATTGTATATCATCTCTAATATGGGTTTATTTAGTTCATTGCAATCAAAATATGTTtcgattttaaattttaatattataattatctCTCATCTCACTGGTATTTATTGAAAAGTGCAGTTTAATAAAGAAGACTTTTGATACTTATAATATTAAACtaatattttttctataaaaCTTTTAAAAGTTGTGGTCATAATTATGTCAGAATATTTTTATAActgtaaaattattttattaaggtaCAATGATAATTTTAAAGTTAGTGTTTTATAAAATCAATTTATAAGgtcataaatatattatttttccagaaaaaaataatattgcaTAAACAGAGAAAGGGAGGGAGTAGCATTTTCATCGTTCTTCTTGAgaaatactttaataatttaaagcaatcaaaattgaaaataTAACTTCATATAGAAATATTTTTTCTGCAAATTGCAGACTTCCTCCAAAGAACGTACCTTCACATGCCATGGCCATAATGACCCACCCCATCACCCCGTTCACCACCCCACCCCATCCCCACCCACCCATACCCACCCACCAGCTATCCACCTCCATCTCCAAAGCCACCTCCCTCACTCAACTCAAACAAGTCCACACCCAAATCCTCCGCCAGAATTTGTCCCATTCCAGTTCCAATTCCCTCCTTTTCCAGCTCATTCTCTCTTCCATTCCTTTCCCTTCAACCTTTCACTATTCCCTTTCCATTTTCTCATCCACTTTGCAAAACCCTCCAAAAACCCATCTCATCAACAAGCTCTTTCGCGAGCTTTCGCGTTCTAAGGAATCCCAAAATGCGTTCTTGTTTTTGGAGAATGGTAGGAGGAATGGGTTGGAAGTTGACAGGTTTAGCTTCCCGCCATTGCTGAAAGCTGCGGCGAGGGGTTTTGCGTTGCGTGAAGGGGTGGAGCTTCATGGGTTGGTTTGTAAGCTTGGGTTTGATTCTGACCCGTTTGTTCAGACTGCTTTGCTTGGGATGTATGCCTCTTGTGGACAAATTCAAGATGCGCGgttggtgtttgataaaatgtctcACAAAGATATTGTCACTTGGGATATAATGATTGATGGGTATGCTGTTCTCAATTTAAATATCCAAGATGGTTAATTATTTCCTAATGGGTAAATTGAATTGAAGTTGAAATGTTTATTAGGAATACTTTAGTTTTAGGAACCTGTAATTTGCTTCAAAAAAAATACTTATCAAGTAATGGAATGTAACGGACCAGATGGAGTGGAATAGATATTGAGGATTCATATGCTGATATGCCGAACCCCACTTGTGAATTGAGGCGTACTCGtagttgttgtttgttgttgttgaatcgcTTCAAGTTTATGCATTTTCAAATATGTCAAGTAGCACGTTATCTCATGCTATGGTTTCAGAATTGCTGATTAAAACGCAAGTGATGTCTTTTAAGCTTATTAGTTATAGCTTGCTGACATTTTGTGTTGTGTGTTTACAGTTACTGTCAAAATGGCCTTTTTGATGATGTATTGGTGCTATTGGAAGAGTTGGGAAGCTCTAATTTGGAACCAGATGCAAGAGTTTTCACCACCGTTCTATCTGCTTGTGGTCGAGCTGGAAATTTATCCATTGGGAAAGTGATTCATGGGTTAATATCTGAGAATAATATCATTGCTGATTCTCGTCTGCAAACTTCTCTAATCAGCATGTATTCAGGTTGTGGCTGCATGGATTTGGCTCAGAATTTGTATGACAAACTGTCACAAAAGAATTTAGTGGTATCAACTGCCATGATTTCAGGCTACTCAAAGGTTGGGCAAGTTGAAGCTGCACGCTCTATTTTTGACCAAACGACAAATAAGGACTTGGTTTGTTGGAGTGCTATGATATCTGGCTATGCAGAGAGCGATCAACCTCAAGAAGCTCTCAAGTTACTTGGCGAAATGCAGGCATCTGGAGTGAAGCCTGACCAAGTAACTATGCTAAGTGTTATCTCAGCCTGTGCGAATCTTGGCACATTGGATCAAGCTAAAAGAATCCATTTGATTGTTGATAATTATAGATTTCGAGAAGCTTTGCCTGTAAATAATGCCCTTATTGATATGTATGCCAAATGTGGATCTCTAGAAGGCGCAAGAGGAGTCTTTGGTCGAATGCAAAGGAAAAATGTGATCACATGGACTAGTATGATTAGCGCATTTGCTGTTCACGGAGAAGCTGAGCAGGCCTTAATGCACTTTCATCAAATGAAGTGTGAACAAGTTAAGCCCAATTGGGTTACATTTGTGGCTGTTCTATATGCTTGTAGTCATGCTGGACTAGTTGAAGAGGGACTGCAGATCTTCTCGTCAATGGTGAATGACTACAAAATTACACCTAAACTTGAACACTATGGTTGCATGGTGGATCTTTACGGCCGAGCAAATCGTCTCAGGGAAGCCCTAGAGATGGTAGAGTCTATGCCTATGGCTCCAAATGTTATCATTTGGGGTTCATTAATGGCTGCCTGTCGGATCCATGGTGAGTTTGAACTAGGGGAATTTGCAGCTAAAAGGCTTCTCGAGTTAGATCCTGAACATGATGGGGCTCATGTCTTCTTATCAAACATTTATGCtaaagaaaaaagatgggaaaatGTTGGAGACGTGAGGAGACTTATGAAATACAAAGGCATTTTGAAGGAACGGGGACACAGTAAGATTGAAATGGACAATGAGATACACGAATTTTTAACAGCTGATAAGAGTCATAAGCAAGTTGATGACATCTATGAAAAGCTAGATGAGATAGTTTGCAAGTTGAAGCAGGTCGGTTATGCTCCAAATATCAGTGTTGTTTTACTTGATGTAGATGAACATGCGAAGAAGGATGCGGTTCTTTTGCACAGCGAGAAGTTGGCTCTTTGTTATGGGCTACTGAAAAGTAATAGGGGATCGCCAATACATATAATTAAGAACTTAAGGATCTGTGAGGATTGCCACAACTTCATGAAGTTGGCGTCTAAGGCGTTTGAGAGAGAAATTGTTGTAAGAGATAGGACTAGATTTCACCATTACAGAGATGGCTCATGCTCTTGTAAAGACTACTGGTGACAGCAATTTGTGAAATAGAATTAGCTGTATACTACATTGTATTATATTTTCCTCATTTCTCTTTAGCATTTAAAATTTATCATCTAAGCGCAGGCAGAGCATTTCTGGCTACATGGGATATAATATTTACAGTTGAAATCGAAATGATGCAAACATTGAATATTCTCAAGGTTCAAGAAGAACACCAAAAATATAAAGCAAAAAAAACAGAAGCTCTCATAAGGGATGAG comes from the Nicotiana tabacum cultivar K326 chromosome 14, ASM71507v2, whole genome shotgun sequence genome and includes:
- the LOC107809303 gene encoding pentatricopeptide repeat-containing protein At4g14820-like; this encodes MAIMTHPITPFTTPPHPHPPIPTHQLSTSISKATSLTQLKQVHTQILRQNLSHSSSNSLLFQLILSSIPFPSTFHYSLSIFSSTLQNPPKTHLINKLFRELSRSKESQNAFLFLENGRRNGLEVDRFSFPPLLKAAARGFALREGVELHGLVCKLGFDSDPFVQTALLGMYASCGQIQDARLVFDKMSHKDIVTWDIMIDGYCQNGLFDDVLVLLEELGSSNLEPDARVFTTVLSACGRAGNLSIGKVIHGLISENNIIADSRLQTSLISMYSGCGCMDLAQNLYDKLSQKNLVVSTAMISGYSKVGQVEAARSIFDQTTNKDLVCWSAMISGYAESDQPQEALKLLGEMQASGVKPDQVTMLSVISACANLGTLDQAKRIHLIVDNYRFREALPVNNALIDMYAKCGSLEGARGVFGRMQRKNVITWTSMISAFAVHGEAEQALMHFHQMKCEQVKPNWVTFVAVLYACSHAGLVEEGLQIFSSMVNDYKITPKLEHYGCMVDLYGRANRLREALEMVESMPMAPNVIIWGSLMAACRIHGEFELGEFAAKRLLELDPEHDGAHVFLSNIYAKEKRWENVGDVRRLMKYKGILKERGHSKIEMDNEIHEFLTADKSHKQVDDIYEKLDEIVCKLKQVGYAPNISVVLLDVDEHAKKDAVLLHSEKLALCYGLLKSNRGSPIHIIKNLRICEDCHNFMKLASKAFEREIVVRDRTRFHHYRDGSCSCKDYW